In Paenibacillus sp. FSL R7-0345, a single window of DNA contains:
- the glmM gene encoding phosphoglucosamine mutase: MGKYFGTDGVRGVANQELTAEMAYSIGRCGGYVLAGNVEKPKVVIGMDTRISGPLLESALVAGLLSIGAEVIRIGVVSTPAVAYITRLLKADAGVMISASHNPVEDNGIKFFGGDGFKLTDETELRIEELMDAEKDELPRPVGAGLGKLTVDNDAKYLYLEYLKTTINNRFEGIKVVLDCAHGAAYELAPRLFRELGAEVIAIGAEPDGLNINDGYGSTHPEKLREEVLRHGADLGLAFDGDADRLIAIDETGEEVDGDFILCICGDAMNRAGKLKDATIVSTVMSNIGFYKATEKLALNTAKTAVGDRYVMEEMRRGGYNLGGEQSGHVIFLDYNTTGDGILTAIQLVDTMKGDGKKLSVLSSMMTKYPQVLVNVRVQDKTNYPNNPAIEAAIKEVEGKLGDNGRVLVRPSGTEPLIRVMAEGPDKAELDLFVGQIVEVVERELV; this comes from the coding sequence ATGGGTAAGTATTTTGGAACAGACGGTGTGCGCGGAGTCGCAAACCAGGAGTTAACAGCAGAAATGGCATATAGCATCGGCCGCTGCGGTGGTTATGTACTTGCAGGAAATGTTGAAAAGCCAAAGGTAGTCATCGGAATGGATACACGCATCTCCGGACCGCTTCTGGAATCGGCACTTGTTGCCGGGCTGTTGTCCATAGGAGCAGAAGTAATCCGTATTGGTGTCGTTAGCACACCAGCAGTAGCATATATCACCAGATTGCTCAAGGCGGATGCCGGAGTAATGATCTCGGCTTCCCACAATCCGGTTGAGGATAACGGAATTAAGTTTTTTGGCGGAGACGGCTTTAAGCTGACTGATGAGACTGAACTGCGTATTGAAGAGCTGATGGATGCTGAGAAGGATGAGCTTCCACGCCCTGTGGGTGCCGGTCTTGGCAAGCTTACTGTTGATAATGATGCTAAGTATCTGTATCTGGAATATCTGAAGACAACGATTAATAACCGTTTTGAAGGAATTAAGGTTGTGCTGGACTGTGCGCATGGAGCGGCTTATGAGCTGGCCCCTCGTCTGTTCAGAGAGTTGGGTGCCGAAGTGATTGCTATCGGTGCAGAGCCTGACGGCCTTAACATCAATGACGGCTACGGCTCGACACATCCGGAGAAGCTGCGGGAAGAGGTGCTGCGTCACGGTGCTGACCTGGGACTTGCTTTTGACGGCGATGCTGACCGCCTGATTGCCATTGATGAGACGGGCGAAGAGGTTGACGGTGACTTTATTCTCTGCATCTGCGGAGATGCCATGAACCGTGCCGGCAAGCTGAAGGATGCAACTATTGTGTCCACCGTTATGAGCAACATCGGCTTCTACAAAGCAACCGAAAAGCTGGCGCTTAATACAGCCAAGACGGCTGTAGGAGACCGTTATGTAATGGAAGAAATGCGCCGCGGCGGCTATAACCTGGGAGGAGAGCAATCCGGCCATGTTATTTTCCTGGATTATAATACAACCGGTGACGGCATTCTGACGGCTATTCAGCTTGTCGATACGATGAAGGGTGACGGCAAGAAGCTGAGTGTGCTGAGTTCGATGATGACCAAATACCCTCAGGTGCTTGTTAATGTGCGGGTACAGGATAAGACCAATTATCCGAATAATCCGGCGATTGAAGCAGCGATTAAAGAGGTGGAAGGCAAGCTCGGCGATAACGGCCGCGTGCTTGTCCGCCCGTCGGGAACAGAACCGCTGATCCGGGTAATGGCAGAAGGCCCGGATAAGGCAGAGCTGGATCTTTTTGTAGGCCAGATTGTTGAAGTTGTAGAGCGCGAACTGGTTTAA
- the glmS gene encoding glutamine--fructose-6-phosphate transaminase (isomerizing) — translation MCGIVGYIGNQNSQGILVEGLKKLEYRGYDSAGIAVFTKEGLQVVKAQGRMANLESRLETTPLTGSAGIGHTRWATHGKPSDENSHPHTDDSQKFSVVHNGIVENYLELKEELIAGGCHFTSETDTEVISHLIAREYEGDIVKAVQKAITHMRGAFALGVLTEHEPDKLVAVRQASPLIIGLGEGENFIGSDIPALLEYTRNVYILNDGEMAVLTRDAVELMTIEGNFISREMITVDWDAVTAEKGGYEHFMLKEIHEQPKAYRDTMRGRINAEGTKVILPELNLTPEQIKNIRNIQIVACGTAYNAGLVGRGLIESLVRIPVENDIASEYRYRSPIVTPETLVIVVSQSGETADTLAALREGQANGAHVLAITNVVGSSIAREANDVLVTLAGPEIAVASTKAYTSQIIAFTLLGLYMAEVRGTQTDAQVAEILAAMNTLPEQVEEILAQKDAIKTYAEQISSHKHLFFIGRGVDYAVAQEGSLKLKEISYIHSEAYAAGELKHGTLALIEDGVPVIALATQESVLEKTVSNIKEVKARGADVLAITHQEHVTDLLKSVDQAFVIPKTLPLLTSALSVVVTQLLAYYASLALGHDVDKPRNLAKSVTVE, via the coding sequence ATGTGTGGTATTGTAGGATATATTGGTAATCAGAATTCGCAGGGAATCCTGGTAGAGGGATTGAAGAAGCTGGAGTATCGTGGTTATGATTCAGCAGGGATTGCCGTTTTCACGAAGGAAGGTCTGCAGGTTGTTAAAGCACAGGGCCGTATGGCTAACCTGGAGTCCAGACTGGAAACCACTCCGCTGACTGGCAGTGCCGGAATCGGGCATACCCGTTGGGCCACTCACGGTAAACCGTCTGATGAGAACTCCCACCCGCACACAGATGACAGCCAGAAGTTCTCGGTTGTGCATAACGGGATTGTCGAAAACTACCTGGAACTGAAGGAAGAGCTGATTGCCGGCGGATGCCACTTCACTTCCGAGACGGATACTGAGGTTATTTCCCACCTGATCGCCCGTGAATATGAGGGCGATATCGTAAAAGCAGTACAGAAGGCAATCACCCACATGCGCGGTGCGTTTGCCCTGGGCGTTCTGACTGAACACGAACCGGATAAACTGGTAGCTGTGCGTCAGGCCAGCCCGCTGATTATCGGTCTTGGCGAAGGCGAAAACTTTATCGGGTCGGACATTCCGGCACTGCTGGAATATACCCGTAACGTATATATTTTGAACGACGGCGAAATGGCTGTACTGACAAGAGATGCTGTCGAACTGATGACGATTGAAGGCAACTTTATTTCTCGGGAAATGATTACTGTCGATTGGGATGCTGTTACCGCAGAAAAAGGCGGATATGAGCACTTCATGCTGAAAGAAATCCACGAGCAGCCTAAGGCTTACCGCGACACTATGCGCGGACGTATTAATGCTGAAGGCACTAAAGTTATCCTGCCGGAGCTTAACCTGACTCCTGAGCAGATCAAGAACATCCGGAACATTCAGATCGTTGCCTGCGGTACTGCATACAACGCTGGTCTGGTTGGCCGGGGCCTGATCGAGTCCCTGGTTCGTATCCCGGTTGAGAATGATATTGCGTCTGAGTACCGTTACCGTTCACCAATCGTAACACCGGAAACACTGGTTATCGTAGTCAGCCAATCCGGCGAAACTGCTGATACCCTGGCTGCACTGCGTGAAGGCCAAGCAAACGGAGCACATGTACTGGCAATCACTAACGTAGTAGGTAGCTCGATTGCCCGTGAAGCTAACGATGTACTGGTTACTCTGGCTGGTCCGGAAATCGCGGTAGCATCGACTAAAGCTTACACTTCGCAGATCATTGCGTTCACACTGCTCGGCCTGTATATGGCTGAAGTACGCGGAACACAAACGGATGCACAGGTTGCTGAAATTTTGGCAGCTATGAACACCCTGCCTGAGCAGGTAGAAGAAATTCTGGCTCAGAAGGATGCTATCAAGACTTACGCAGAGCAAATCTCCAGCCACAAGCACCTGTTCTTCATCGGCCGCGGCGTAGACTACGCAGTAGCTCAAGAAGGCTCGCTGAAGCTGAAAGAGATTTCTTACATTCACTCCGAAGCTTATGCTGCAGGTGAGCTGAAGCACGGTACCCTGGCACTGATCGAAGATGGCGTTCCGGTAATTGCCCTGGCAACACAGGAATCCGTACTCGAAAAGACTGTGAGCAACATCAAAGAAGTGAAAGCCCGCGGCGCAGACGTATTGGCGATCACTCACCAGGAGCACGTAACAGACCTGCTGAAATCCGTTGACCAGGCGTTCGTTATTCCTAAGACCCTGCCGCTGCTGACTTCCGCATTGTCTGTAGTCGTAACTCAACTGCTTGCTTACTATGCTTCGCTGGCTCTGGGTCATGATGTTGATAAGCCAAGAAACCTCGCTAAGAGCGTCACAGTGGAATAG